One Desulfovibrio fairfieldensis genomic window carries:
- a CDS encoding GGDEF domain-containing protein, with protein sequence MDTRETAAPPPRSPDGRAERFHRIGIYRFIALALLPTVCLLALVYWYVDDNLQEIKTAAESTNQVHLPGILKNQRTLINIESLRRYVETVYNASDAEIRRDALVNALALATESVFEANSRFVEYATSAKSLLYALDAVKKRSDRAQEELARAARLFVQTEARLGVYAGEDRHEAMPAEDDARVSERVLAYCGKLRAAPGTLPRALAQCVTLRESRQAMEKARQRHSDADTEARELWKQFDQLLRKLSDLASSKEAEATHWAMEYISKSARRTHFVFYLSGVLIVLIFCVFILVLHRYILSPLTLASRSLRRIRDGGRVENLPPVRVRELQDMLNILPVVSRHVTDLSARSGLLEQEKDRFRNLSLVDGLTGAGNRRHFDACLARSGRDRPLALLMLDVDMFKLYNDAYGHLAGDSALIAVARTMLEELRGSVDQAFRYGGEEFCALLPGVSAAEALAVGERLRKRIQNLRIPHQSSSVAPHLTASIGVALREAGSPMSNQELTEYADKALYRAKTSGRNQVCFYNPAASSLPGETAL encoded by the coding sequence ATGGATACCCGAGAAACAGCGGCGCCCCCGCCACGGTCTCCCGACGGACGGGCCGAGAGGTTCCACCGGATCGGCATTTACCGTTTTATCGCCCTGGCGCTTCTGCCCACGGTCTGCCTTCTGGCCCTCGTCTACTGGTATGTCGACGACAATCTCCAGGAAATCAAAACCGCCGCCGAAAGCACCAATCAGGTCCATCTGCCGGGCATTCTCAAGAATCAGCGCACCCTGATCAATATCGAGAGCCTGCGCCGCTACGTGGAAACGGTCTACAACGCCTCCGACGCCGAGATACGCCGGGATGCCCTGGTCAACGCGCTGGCGCTGGCCACGGAGTCGGTATTTGAGGCCAATTCCCGCTTTGTGGAATACGCAACCTCGGCCAAGTCCCTGCTGTACGCGCTGGATGCTGTGAAAAAACGCAGCGACCGCGCGCAAGAGGAACTGGCGCGAGCCGCGCGCCTTTTTGTCCAGACTGAGGCGCGCCTCGGCGTTTACGCCGGAGAGGACAGGCATGAGGCCATGCCCGCGGAGGATGATGCGCGCGTGTCGGAACGCGTGCTTGCCTATTGCGGAAAACTCCGCGCCGCGCCCGGAACCCTTCCGCGGGCGCTCGCCCAGTGCGTCACCCTGCGCGAAAGCCGCCAGGCTATGGAAAAGGCCCGGCAACGCCATTCCGATGCCGACACGGAGGCCCGTGAACTATGGAAACAGTTTGACCAGCTTTTACGGAAACTGAGCGACCTCGCCTCGTCGAAGGAGGCGGAAGCAACCCACTGGGCCATGGAATACATCAGCAAATCGGCCCGGCGCACGCATTTCGTCTTTTACCTTTCGGGCGTGCTCATTGTCCTGATTTTCTGCGTCTTCATCCTGGTCCTGCACCGTTACATCCTCTCGCCCCTGACCCTGGCCTCGCGCTCTCTGCGGCGCATCCGCGACGGCGGCCGCGTGGAAAATCTGCCGCCCGTGCGCGTACGCGAACTGCAGGACATGCTCAATATCTTGCCCGTGGTGAGCAGGCATGTTACGGACCTTTCCGCCCGTTCCGGCCTGCTGGAGCAGGAAAAGGACAGGTTCAGAAATCTCAGCCTGGTGGACGGCCTGACCGGCGCGGGCAACCGCCGCCATTTCGACGCCTGCCTGGCCAGAAGCGGCCGGGACCGCCCGCTGGCCCTGCTCATGCTTGATGTGGACATGTTCAAACTCTATAATGACGCTTACGGGCATCTGGCGGGCGACAGCGCGCTCATAGCCGTTGCCCGGACCATGCTCGAAGAGCTGCGGGGTTCCGTGGACCAGGCCTTCCGCTACGGCGGCGAAGAATTCTGCGCGCTGTTGCCAGGCGTTTCCGCCGCCGAGGCGCTGGCCGTGGGGGAACGCTTGCGCAAGCGCATCCAGAACCTCCGGATCCCGCATCAAAGCTCGTCCGTGGCCCCGCATCTGACGGCCAGCATCGGCGTGGCTCTGCGCGAGGCGGGCAGCCCCATGAGCAATCAGGAGTTGACGGAATACGCGGACAAAGCCCTGTATCGGGCCAAAACCTCCGGCCGCAACCAAGTCTGTTTCTACAACCCCGCCGCATCTTCGCTTCCGGGCGAAACGGCGCTGTAA
- a CDS encoding tRNA (adenine-N1)-methyltransferase, whose translation MIPYGSLVVFVTPKGRRYIKRLEEGRDWHSNDGTLPAAQVAALDFGSETSTTLGVPIRVLEATLFDRLQGIKRQTQIIYAKDIAYICLRLGAGPGRTIIEAGCGSGGLTVGFSWFCGPTGKVVSHDAREEFTRLARRNLDWAGVGGNVELHHRDVAEGFAVSGADALFLDVRTPWEYLKQAVEAVKPGASLGFLLPTVDQVGKLLLGLEQGPFAETEVCEILIRRWKPVADRLRPEDRMTAHTGFLVFCRQQECSVDFESRRPMGTRERKQEAARLARLGLTAPGADAMPDGDEA comes from the coding sequence ATGATTCCCTACGGCTCGTTAGTGGTCTTTGTGACCCCCAAGGGCAGACGCTACATCAAACGGCTGGAAGAAGGCCGGGACTGGCACAGCAACGACGGCACTCTGCCCGCCGCCCAGGTGGCGGCCCTGGATTTCGGTTCGGAAACCAGCACCACGCTGGGCGTTCCCATCCGCGTGCTGGAGGCCACGCTCTTTGACCGCCTCCAGGGCATCAAGCGCCAGACCCAGATCATCTACGCCAAGGACATCGCCTATATCTGCCTGCGCCTGGGGGCCGGGCCGGGCCGCACCATCATTGAGGCGGGCTGCGGTTCCGGCGGCCTGACCGTGGGCTTTTCCTGGTTCTGCGGGCCCACCGGCAAAGTAGTCAGCCACGACGCGCGCGAGGAATTCACCCGCCTGGCCCGCCGCAATCTGGACTGGGCCGGGGTGGGCGGCAATGTGGAGCTGCACCACCGGGATGTGGCCGAAGGCTTTGCAGTCAGCGGGGCAGACGCGCTCTTTCTGGACGTGCGCACCCCCTGGGAATATCTGAAACAGGCCGTCGAAGCCGTGAAACCCGGCGCGAGTCTTGGCTTTCTGCTGCCCACAGTGGACCAGGTCGGCAAGCTCCTGCTGGGCCTGGAGCAGGGTCCCTTCGCGGAAACCGAGGTCTGCGAAATCCTGATCCGCCGCTGGAAGCCCGTGGCCGACCGGCTGCGGCCCGAGGACAGAATGACCGCGCACACCGGCTTTCTGGTCTTCTGCCGCCAGCAGGAATGCAGCGTGGACTTTGAATCCCGTCGGCCCATGGGCACGCGCGAGCGCAAACAGGAAGCCGCCCGCCTGGCCCGCCTGGGCCTGACCGCCCCCGGCGCGGACGCGATGCCGGACGGAGACGAGGCATGA
- a CDS encoding DMT family transporter, giving the protein MNPWIVLIAAGLFEIGWPLGFKLAQTAPAWRAAAIALSVLSMAASGWLLFLAQKHIPIGTAYAVWTGIGAAGTFLIGVAVFGDALNWGRVLGVLMIVGGVIVLKTVSP; this is encoded by the coding sequence ATGAACCCCTGGATTGTGCTGATCGCCGCCGGGCTGTTTGAAATCGGCTGGCCCCTGGGCTTCAAGCTGGCCCAGACCGCGCCCGCCTGGCGCGCGGCCGCCATCGCCCTCTCGGTCCTGAGCATGGCCGCCAGCGGCTGGCTGCTGTTCCTGGCCCAGAAGCATATCCCCATCGGCACGGCCTATGCGGTCTGGACGGGCATCGGCGCGGCGGGCACCTTTCTGATCGGCGTGGCCGTGTTCGGCGACGCCCTGAACTGGGGCCGGGTTCTGGGCGTGCTGATGATCGTGGGCGGGGTCATCGTGCTCAAAACCGTCAGCCCGTAG
- a CDS encoding putative bifunctional diguanylate cyclase/phosphodiesterase → MRSLFVILLILSVLAILFSVREVRTVYERVQNQVEVERSRRLSEEQSQTLADASDYLTQEVWRFIANKNAEYLRNYWHEVTILKRREKVLEQLAALHLTAEESALVNAAKKASDDLVAREAWAMRLVAESIGMKKADMPPEMAAARRNSREAQLSADQKAVLAMSFIFGPIYMQNKQIIRDNLQEFRQKLQNRKNAELARAATATEHALFSAQASNAVVLALLAVLLLCFYALTLRPFNRYLTSLRKIEKGAPTLLTPEGSREMRGFALVFNKIYNEWQAQNRRLTELNAMDYLTGLPNRRSLEEYLEKAIARGSGNLGVVMADIDAFKSFNDAYGHMAGDQVLAGIARCLQDAVPKDKGLVSRLSGEEFVIVLPDADAESINQVAETILRNIQKQNLRHDIVPLTDTHVTLSMGSILWERKEPHTPRELIYQADLALSQAKKNGRDQHVLFSEKDYTFRLLQNSRSHDLEVESAMHEALNQREFLPYFQPKVDLKSGRVLGAEALVRWLHPQKGLLFPDYFIPVFERNGFIKRIDLYMFEEVCKILRNRLDSGKPVVPVACNFSRLHFIDENFAERLKSIADRHAIPHAFLEIEITESALMDDPDAIIQQNRKLRESGFTVAIDDFGVGYSSLGLLQDLPADVLKIDRCFVQRDLTERKSIMIIRGIVQIAKTFGLKIVCEGVETKEQQAILSETGCDLGQGYYYSRPVELAKLESLLDGQGFPATPAGG, encoded by the coding sequence ATGCGTTCTCTTTTCGTCATTCTGCTCATTCTGAGCGTTCTGGCCATACTGTTCTCGGTTCGGGAAGTGCGGACCGTCTACGAGCGCGTGCAAAACCAGGTGGAAGTGGAGCGCAGCAGGCGGCTGAGCGAGGAGCAGAGCCAGACGCTTGCGGACGCCTCCGATTACCTGACCCAGGAAGTCTGGCGCTTCATCGCCAACAAAAACGCGGAGTATCTGCGCAATTACTGGCATGAAGTCACCATTCTGAAACGCCGGGAAAAGGTCCTTGAGCAGCTTGCGGCGCTGCATCTGACCGCCGAGGAAAGCGCGCTGGTCAACGCCGCCAAAAAGGCATCCGACGACCTTGTGGCCAGGGAAGCCTGGGCCATGCGCCTGGTAGCGGAAAGCATCGGCATGAAAAAAGCGGATATGCCGCCCGAGATGGCCGCCGCCCGCCGGAACAGCCGGGAGGCGCAACTCTCGGCGGACCAAAAAGCCGTGCTCGCCATGAGTTTCATCTTCGGCCCGATCTACATGCAGAACAAGCAGATCATTCGCGACAACCTGCAGGAATTTCGGCAGAAACTCCAGAACCGGAAAAACGCGGAACTGGCGCGGGCCGCAACGGCCACCGAACACGCGCTTTTCTCGGCACAGGCGTCCAATGCCGTGGTGTTGGCTCTGCTGGCCGTTCTGCTGCTCTGCTTCTATGCCCTGACGCTACGGCCGTTCAACCGCTATCTGACCAGCCTGCGGAAAATCGAAAAAGGCGCTCCCACTCTTCTGACACCCGAGGGGTCCCGGGAAATGCGGGGCTTCGCCCTTGTTTTCAACAAGATCTACAACGAGTGGCAGGCCCAGAACCGACGCCTCACGGAACTGAACGCCATGGACTATCTGACCGGGCTGCCCAACCGCAGGAGTCTGGAAGAATATCTGGAAAAGGCCATTGCGCGCGGCAGCGGAAATCTGGGCGTGGTCATGGCGGATATCGACGCCTTCAAATCCTTCAATGACGCCTATGGGCATATGGCCGGGGACCAGGTCCTGGCGGGCATCGCCCGCTGCCTGCAAGACGCCGTGCCGAAGGACAAGGGGCTGGTCAGCCGCTTGAGCGGCGAGGAATTCGTCATCGTGCTGCCGGACGCCGACGCGGAAAGCATCAACCAGGTGGCGGAAACCATTCTGCGGAACATTCAGAAGCAGAATCTGCGGCATGATATCGTGCCGCTCACGGACACCCACGTCACCCTCAGCATGGGCAGCATTCTCTGGGAGCGGAAAGAACCGCACACGCCGCGTGAACTGATTTATCAGGCCGACCTGGCGCTCTCCCAGGCCAAGAAAAACGGCAGGGACCAGCATGTGCTCTTTTCCGAAAAGGATTACACCTTCCGCCTGCTGCAAAACAGCCGCAGTCATGACCTTGAAGTGGAATCCGCAATGCACGAGGCCCTGAACCAGCGGGAATTCTTGCCCTATTTCCAGCCCAAGGTCGATCTGAAATCGGGCAGGGTTCTCGGCGCGGAGGCCCTGGTCCGCTGGCTGCACCCTCAAAAGGGCCTGCTGTTCCCGGATTATTTCATTCCGGTCTTTGAGCGCAACGGCTTCATCAAGCGGATTGATCTGTATATGTTCGAGGAAGTCTGCAAGATACTGCGCAACCGCCTTGACTCCGGCAAGCCGGTCGTGCCCGTTGCCTGCAATTTCTCCAGGCTGCATTTCATTGATGAAAACTTCGCGGAGCGCCTGAAAAGCATTGCGGACCGCCATGCGATCCCCCATGCCTTTCTGGAAATCGAAATCACGGAAAGCGCCCTGATGGACGATCCCGATGCCATCATCCAGCAGAACCGCAAGCTGCGGGAAAGCGGCTTCACTGTGGCCATCGACGACTTCGGCGTGGGCTATTCCTCTCTGGGCCTGTTACAGGACCTCCCGGCGGACGTGCTCAAAATCGACCGCTGCTTTGTGCAGCGGGACCTGACCGAGCGCAAAAGCATCATGATCATTCGCGGCATTGTCCAGATCGCCAAAACATTCGGCCTCAAAATTGTCTGCGAGGGCGTCGAAACCAAGGAGCAGCAGGCCATCCTGAGTGAAACGGGCTGTGATCTGGGCCAGGGCTATTATTACTCGCGGCCGGTTGAACTCGCCAAGCTGGAATCCCTGCTGGACGGGCAAGGCTTTCCGGCAACGCCTGCCGGGGGCTAG
- a CDS encoding GntR family transcriptional regulator: MGAGYVFTKESRPTLRDRAVQQIKRAILSGKLKSGSRLIEQELSEKMGMSRFPVREAFASLECEGLVTIEPYKGAFISIPDSTEIVETYEIRELLEAHALSLAMRGDVAGIAARLSAIISAMDSATEPSREDFLRNDFEFHETLCKLSGNSVLYRTWLTLSTKIQILLNEELHVESMSQMCRNHQLLCTLIASGDVAAASGELRAHLQRGKASLLSLRRNKGDREG; encoded by the coding sequence ATGGGAGCGGGATACGTCTTTACCAAGGAATCGCGGCCCACATTGCGGGACAGGGCCGTGCAGCAGATCAAGCGGGCCATTCTTTCCGGCAAGCTGAAATCCGGAAGCCGGCTTATTGAGCAGGAGCTTTCGGAAAAAATGGGCATGAGCCGCTTTCCCGTTCGGGAAGCCTTCGCCAGTCTGGAGTGCGAGGGCCTGGTGACCATTGAGCCCTACAAGGGGGCGTTCATCAGCATACCGGACAGCACGGAGATCGTGGAGACCTACGAGATCCGCGAACTGCTGGAGGCCCACGCCCTGTCCCTGGCCATGCGCGGGGACGTCGCCGGGATCGCGGCCCGGCTGAGCGCCATCATCAGCGCCATGGACTCCGCCACCGAGCCCTCGCGCGAGGACTTTCTGCGCAACGATTTTGAATTCCACGAGACGCTCTGCAAGCTCTCCGGCAACAGCGTGCTCTATCGGACCTGGCTGACCCTTTCCACCAAAATCCAGATCCTGCTCAACGAAGAGTTGCACGTGGAATCCATGAGCCAGATGTGCAGAAATCACCAGCTGCTCTGCACCCTGATCGCTTCCGGAGATGTGGCGGCCGCGTCCGGGGAGCTGCGCGCCCATCTGCAACGCGGCAAGGCCAGCCTGCTCAGCCTGCGCCGGAACAAGGGAGACAGGGAAGGTTAG
- the eno gene encoding phosphopyruvate hydratase has product MKSYCISGMKAREVLNNKGCPVLEVDVLSEDGRLGRASASFGISAGAHEVAVVRDGGPRYGGMGVLGPIRLVEERILPALRGLDCRDQRAVDRALLELDGTPDKSALGGNTICSVSLAVARLGALHREVPLYQYLGGALCDTLPLPLFNMINGGPYSAAPTDFQEFHAAPAGAKSFAEAMRMGVEVLQRLPEVIRKRHGAAAYRPGHLGGIGAPSADPREVLATLWAAVEEAGYADRFVLSLDCATSHLFDPESGRYNLNFGRFDTTEMIDYFTELVRDFPIFMLEDPLHEDDFEGFARLNAAVPTLICGDDLFVTSVRRLAGGAALNAAGAMIFKPNMIGSVSEALDAARYAVAHGMEVIPSQRAATSPDDPTAELGLAVGARLMKVGAPQTGERTQQQNNLIRIEESMGGAARLISGEEVRRWLVR; this is encoded by the coding sequence ATGAAAAGTTACTGCATCAGCGGCATGAAGGCGCGGGAAGTTCTCAACAACAAGGGCTGCCCGGTACTGGAAGTGGATGTGCTCAGCGAGGACGGCCGCCTGGGCCGGGCCTCGGCCTCCTTCGGCATTTCGGCGGGCGCGCATGAGGTTGCCGTCGTGCGGGACGGCGGGCCGCGCTACGGCGGCATGGGCGTGCTGGGGCCCATCCGGCTGGTGGAGGAGCGGATTCTTCCGGCGCTCCGGGGTCTGGACTGCCGGGACCAGCGCGCCGTGGACCGGGCCCTGCTGGAGCTGGACGGTACGCCGGACAAGTCCGCGCTGGGCGGCAACACCATCTGCAGCGTGTCTCTGGCCGTGGCCCGGCTGGGCGCGCTGCATCGGGAAGTGCCGCTGTATCAGTATCTCGGCGGCGCGCTGTGCGACACCCTGCCCCTGCCGCTTTTCAACATGATCAACGGCGGTCCTTATTCCGCGGCGCCCACGGATTTCCAGGAATTTCACGCGGCTCCGGCGGGCGCCAAAAGTTTCGCCGAGGCCATGCGCATGGGCGTGGAGGTCTTGCAGCGCCTGCCGGAAGTGATCAGGAAACGCCACGGCGCTGCGGCCTACCGGCCCGGCCATCTGGGCGGCATCGGCGCGCCGTCGGCGGACCCGCGCGAGGTGTTGGCCACGCTCTGGGCCGCCGTGGAAGAGGCGGGCTATGCGGACCGCTTCGTGCTCAGCCTGGACTGCGCCACCAGCCATCTTTTCGATCCGGAAAGCGGGCGCTACAACCTGAATTTCGGGCGGTTCGACACCACGGAGATGATCGACTATTTCACGGAGCTGGTGCGCGACTTCCCCATCTTCATGCTGGAGGACCCCCTGCATGAGGACGATTTCGAAGGCTTCGCCCGGCTGAACGCGGCCGTGCCCACCCTGATCTGCGGGGACGACCTCTTTGTGACCAGCGTGCGGCGGCTGGCCGGGGGCGCGGCCCTCAACGCGGCCGGGGCCATGATTTTCAAGCCCAATATGATCGGCAGCGTCAGCGAGGCCCTGGATGCCGCCAGATATGCCGTGGCCCACGGCATGGAGGTGATCCCCTCGCAGCGCGCGGCCACCTCGCCCGACGACCCCACGGCGGAACTGGGCCTGGCCGTGGGCGCGCGGTTGATGAAGGTCGGCGCGCCCCAGACCGGCGAACGCACCCAGCAGCAGAATAATCTGATCCGCATCGAGGAAAGCATGGGGGGCGCCGCGCGCTTGATCAGCGGGGAGGAGGTGCGGCGCTGGCTGGTTCGTTAG
- a CDS encoding glycerate kinase type-2 family protein, with protein MLPIKNTSMLQNTGDPLVRGPLLRMANHALAALNSERLIPSLVRLEGDILHVGDTVWNLADYRRVLVVGAGKAGNHMARALESILGARISRGLVIVKQLEPGDELAHIELALGGHPYPNESGRRATQRILDLLGGCASGDLVVSLISGGSSALMNCPAEGISVEEESRLTELLLTAGASILEINTVRRHVSAVNGGRLAQRVSASGAQMLNLILSDRVGDTAVGTPRVPTAYTGTQIGLDPTTFLDAWNILERYRLLAAAPNSVLEHLRRGPQLTETPKSPLPGVSNFVIQGLPDACAAAVDAARAEHLPVHVLTSGLEGDSRQAGMFLAAVAREVRDRGEPFAPPCVLVAAGETTVRLNGPAGSGGPSQELALSFAREVAGLAGVGIAAIETEGTDGPTTLAGAVTDGTTLERCRAARVDILAALDGHDCCPALTAVGDQLETGNTGTNLCDLNIIYIA; from the coding sequence ATGCTGCCCATCAAGAATACTTCCATGCTTCAGAACACGGGCGATCCCCTGGTGCGGGGCCCGCTGCTGCGGATGGCTAATCACGCCCTGGCGGCGCTCAATTCGGAACGGCTGATTCCCTCGTTGGTCCGGCTTGAGGGCGACATCCTGCATGTGGGCGACACCGTCTGGAACCTGGCCGACTACCGGCGCGTGCTCGTGGTGGGCGCGGGCAAGGCGGGCAATCATATGGCCCGCGCCCTGGAAAGCATTCTGGGAGCCCGCATCAGCAGGGGCCTGGTCATTGTCAAACAGCTTGAGCCGGGGGACGAGCTTGCGCACATTGAGCTGGCGCTGGGCGGCCACCCCTATCCCAATGAAAGCGGTCGGCGGGCCACCCAGCGCATTCTTGACCTGCTGGGCGGCTGCGCCTCCGGAGATCTGGTGGTTTCGCTGATCAGCGGCGGCAGTTCGGCTCTGATGAACTGCCCGGCGGAAGGCATCAGCGTGGAGGAGGAAAGCCGCCTCACCGAGCTCCTGCTCACGGCCGGGGCTTCCATCCTGGAAATCAACACCGTGCGGCGGCATGTCTCGGCCGTGAACGGCGGCCGCCTGGCCCAGCGGGTTTCGGCTTCGGGCGCGCAGATGCTCAACCTGATCCTGTCCGACCGGGTGGGCGACACGGCTGTGGGCACGCCGCGCGTGCCCACGGCCTATACCGGCACCCAGATCGGCCTGGACCCCACCACCTTTCTGGACGCCTGGAACATTCTTGAGCGTTACAGGCTGCTCGCCGCCGCGCCGAATTCGGTGCTGGAGCATCTGCGGCGGGGGCCGCAACTGACCGAGACGCCCAAAAGCCCCTTGCCGGGGGTGAGCAATTTTGTGATCCAGGGCCTGCCCGACGCCTGCGCGGCGGCCGTGGACGCGGCCCGCGCGGAACACTTGCCGGTGCATGTGCTGACCTCCGGCCTGGAGGGGGATTCGCGTCAGGCGGGCATGTTTCTGGCGGCCGTCGCCCGTGAGGTCCGGGACCGGGGCGAGCCCTTTGCCCCGCCCTGCGTGCTGGTGGCCGCCGGTGAAACCACGGTGCGCCTGAACGGCCCGGCGGGCAGCGGCGGCCCCTCGCAGGAACTGGCCCTGTCCTTCGCCAGGGAGGTGGCCGGTCTTGCCGGGGTGGGCATCGCGGCCATCGAAACCGAGGGCACGGACGGCCCCACGACGCTGGCCGGAGCCGTCACCGACGGCACCACCCTGGAACGCTGCCGCGCCGCGCGCGTGGACATTCTTGCGGCCCTGGACGGGCACGACTGTTGCCCGGCTCTGACCGCCGTGGGCGACCAGCTGGAAACAGGCAACACGGGCACCAATCTCTGCGATCTGAACATCATCTACATTGCCTGA
- a CDS encoding Bug family tripartite tricarboxylate transporter substrate binding protein yields the protein MFKTLRTALCVLGALLPAALPSVATAGSYPVKPIQLIVPYGPGGDSDLTARVWAEFAKQRLGQPVVVVNKAGGGGLAGTLAAAKARPDGYTLYLVQAGPVLILPQTASAGYTFDSFAYIARVMIANCAVVVRADAPWKDLNEFGADAKTNPGKYIFATPGATAWLTFAMRNWQSISGAQLKQVEYQSGAETINAVVGGHADMNFMFPQTYAPMVRAGKLKILAIGAKSKDFPDAPTFADLGIKGNYFGWAGIAAPKGTPKEIIDKLTAVTEDMSKDPAFAKAIENMGAMPDFTAGEAWMRQLKEQQAEMTLVLRNLNMLKK from the coding sequence ATGTTCAAGACTCTGCGAACGGCCCTGTGCGTTCTGGGCGCTCTTCTGCCAGCCGCTTTGCCGTCCGTGGCAACGGCCGGCAGTTATCCGGTCAAACCCATCCAGCTCATCGTGCCTTACGGGCCCGGCGGAGACAGCGACCTCACGGCCAGAGTCTGGGCCGAGTTCGCCAAACAGCGCCTGGGGCAGCCCGTGGTGGTGGTGAACAAGGCGGGCGGCGGCGGGCTGGCCGGAACCCTGGCCGCGGCCAAGGCCCGGCCGGACGGCTACACGCTCTATCTGGTCCAGGCCGGACCGGTGCTGATCCTGCCCCAGACCGCCAGCGCGGGCTATACCTTTGACAGCTTCGCCTACATCGCGCGGGTCATGATCGCCAATTGCGCGGTAGTGGTGCGTGCCGACGCGCCCTGGAAGGATCTCAACGAATTCGGCGCGGACGCCAAAACAAATCCCGGCAAATATATCTTTGCCACGCCCGGCGCCACGGCCTGGCTGACCTTTGCCATGCGCAACTGGCAGAGCATTTCCGGCGCGCAGCTCAAGCAGGTGGAATACCAGAGCGGCGCGGAAACCATCAACGCGGTGGTGGGCGGCCATGCGGACATGAATTTCATGTTTCCCCAGACCTATGCGCCCATGGTCCGAGCCGGAAAACTGAAGATTCTGGCCATCGGCGCCAAAAGCAAGGACTTTCCGGACGCGCCGACCTTCGCGGATCTGGGCATCAAGGGCAATTATTTCGGTTGGGCGGGCATAGCCGCTCCCAAGGGCACGCCCAAGGAAATCATCGACAAACTCACCGCCGTCACCGAGGACATGAGCAAGGACCCGGCCTTTGCCAAGGCCATTGAAAACATGGGGGCCATGCCCGATTTCACCGCCGGCGAGGCATGGATGCGGCAGTTGAAGGAACAGCAGGCGGAAATGACTCTGGTGCTCCGGAATCTGAACATGCTCAAGAAGTAA